One Fusarium falciforme chromosome 1, complete sequence genomic window carries:
- a CDS encoding BZIP domain-containing protein: MSMFISPPAYAKVPPRRQYLGASSALSASANPDEDWTKGCPPVGKKLKRRLEDLEHCAGSSDYAESGKQPQRIIKSKRSFSSSKPRKSQPATTAKPVDSQGPFTPPMEPTDDLFFPGTYDDRTRSRSPPQFACSTYPVPDEIVLALEGSAQPYPIMTTADDYPNYLLAPIFPMMLPSMTHFSDVVKWELYLAYNGLTPYTSHGYMPPMDFNAPSPYD; encoded by the exons ATGTCTATGTTTATCTCACCACCCGCCTACGCGAAAGTTCCTCCTCGCAGACAGTACTTGGGTGCCAGCAGTGCTCTCAGCGCCTCTGCCAACCCCGATGAGGACTGGACCAAG GGATGCCCCCCTGTAGGCAAAAAGCTTAAGCGGCGTCTCGAGGACCTTGAGCACTGCGCTGGCTCTTCGGATTATGCCGAGTCCGGTAAGCAGCCCCAGAGGATCATCAAGTCGAAGCgatctttctcttcctccaaACCACGAAAGTCGCAACCCGCTACCACCGCCAAGCCTGTCGACTCTCAGGGCCCGTTTACTCCTCCCATGGAGCCGACTGACGATCTATTCTTCCCTGGCACCTATGACGATCGGACCCGCTCTAGGAGCCCTCCTCAGTTCGCTTGCTCGACTTACCCAGTTCCCGACGAGATCGTCCTCGCTCTCGAGGGCTCCGCTCAGCCCTACCCGATAATGACCACCGCTGATGACTATCCTAACTACTTGTTGGCTCCTATCTTCCCTATGATGCTTCCCTCGATGACGCACTTTAGCGATGTAGTCAAATGGGAGTTATACCTCGCCTATAATGGACTGACCCCTTACACTAGTCATGGCTACATGCCTCCCATGGACTTTAATGCTCCTAGCCCCTACGACTAG